The DNA segment CAAAAAAACAGCTGAAACTTTACCTAAAGGCGCACACACTTTGGATCGGGATTATTACGTAAATCCGGAAATTCTCAAAAAAGAGTATGAAAACCTTTTCCTAAATAATTGGATTTGTGCGGGAAGATCATTGGACTTGGCCAAAAATGGCCAATACAAAGTGATCAATGTTGATACGGAAAGCGTCATTGTTCTGCGGGACAAGAATGGAGATTTGAAAGCCCACTTTAATGTTTGCAGACATCGTGGAACTCGTATTTGTAAAAATGAAACCGGCCAATTTTCTAAATCCATCCAATGTGGTTATCACGGTTGGACTTATGATTTGAAGGGGAAACTAATCGGCGCCCCACATATGGATGCGGTTGATGGATTTAATAAAAAAGATTACCCACTTCATTCCGTTGCTTTGGCGGAATGGGAAGGATTTATTTTTATCAATTTATCTGACGAACCGAAAAATTTCGATTCTGTTTTTGCCCCTTTAAAAGATCGCTTCAACCCATGGAATATCTCTGATTTGGTCGTGAAGGAAACAAAAGAATATATAGTTAAAGGTAACTGGAAACTGGTGATCCAAAATTATTGTGAATGCTACCACTGCCCCATTCTACACCCTGAACTAGCTGCTATTCACAATTATATGGGTGGCCAAAATGATCTTCACGAAGGTCCTTTCCTTGGCGGTTACATGGATTTTTATGATGATAAAGACAGTATCACCGCCAGCGGTGAAATGTGTTGCCCGCCTTTGGATGGTGTTAAAAATAAAAACTTAAACCGGGTTTATTATTATGCCATCTCCCCCAATATGCTATTGAGTCTTCATCCTGAATATGTTATGTATCATACGGTTTGGCCAGATGGCGTAGATAAATGCAAGGTTACCTGCTCATGGTTATTTGCAAAAGATGTGGTTGACTCCGGAAAATTTAATACAAAAGATGCCATCGATTTTTGGGATATGACCAATAAGCAAGACTGGTATATTTCTGAATTATCCCAATTGGGCATTCAGTCTAAAAAATATTCACCGGCACCTTATTCCGGTCAGGAGAGTTTATTGGCAGCGTTTGATAAATATTATTTGAGTGAACTAAACTCAGAAAATTAATTTATTATAATTGGGTAACTTGAATTTCCCTTTATTTCAATTCTGCTAAAAGGGACTCAAAAGGAATATCGTGGATTGGTGAACAGCGTTCCCTTTTTTGTTATTTCACCCTATAAATCCTAATCCAAGATAAAATGCCATTGCAATACCGCCAGCAATTAAGGTGTATGGTAATTGCGTTTTTACGTGGTCAATATGATCACAGGCGCTCCCCAAAGATGAAAGGACGGTTGTGTCTGATAATGGTGAGCAATGATCTCCAAATACTCCACCGCCAGCAATTGCGGCAAAGGTACCATAAATAAGAGTATTTACTTCACCGCCGGTAAATTGAAACGCCAATGGCATGGCAATGGGAATCATGATGGCATAAGTCCCCCAAGATGTTCCGGTAGAAAAACTAATGAATCCTGCCAGAAGAAAAGTAATCATGGGAAGCAAATTTGGCAGTAGCCATGCCTCGGTTAATTCAACAACATACTCGGCTGTTTTTAATTCGCGACTAACAGTATTGATACAGAATGCCAGTGCTAGAATAATAACAGCCGGCATAACCCCCTTCATTCCTGCCATAACCGTTTTCATTACCCCTTGTAGATTATCTATTTTTTGGATCATCATGGTGATAGCAAAAAGGGTACACACGGTAAGATAGCTTTGTAAAATAGCGATTTTCCCAAAAATAATAAAACTTGTCAGGTTGATACCCACAACCAGCGCAATTGGAAGAATGAAATTTAAAAAGATATTGGGTTTTCCCGTAGTTGATACTTCCAAGCTTGTGAGTTCTTTTCCCATCATGGGTATGGCGCCATCCCTTAAAACTTTCCCATCATTTTTTGCCCGATCTTCTGCCGTTTTCATAGGACCAAAATCAGGAATTAAATTCATAGCCAATAGACCCACCATGCCAATGGCTAAAAATGAATAAAAATTAAAAGGAATACTCTGTATATAAAGATCCATTGCAATTGTTTTATCTGCCACAGGCCCAATACCCACAATTAATCCTACCATATAAACCGCCCACCCTGTAAATGGAATGAGAACAATCATTGGGGCAGAAGTGGAATCACAAATGTAGGCCAATTTTTCCCGTGATATTTTATATTTGTCCGTGAGTGTTCGCATAACTGGTCCAACAAACAATGGGCTAAAATAATCACTGAAAAATATTGTAATCCCTAATCCCCAGCCCAAACCACCTACCTGCCTTCGGGTGCGAACCCAACTACCTACTTTTTCTGTAAACAGTTTGATAGCACCGGACCGTTGGAAAAAAGCCACAAGAATTCCAATATTAAATTCTAATAATGTAACCCAAATAAAATCTTTTGAAGCCAAAGCACGAATGAGAAAATCAGGAAAACCTGCAATCCCTTCTCCTAATAATAACACACCTACGAAGCAAGCTACCAATAGGCTTACAACTGCATCTCGGGTGATGAAGGCCAAGATCACAGCCAATAAAGGCGGAATGACAGATATCCAGGTTAATTCCATTTAGTTATTACTTTCTTTGCTTTTTACCAGTTAAAACTCTGGTCATAAATTGGCCATTTTTTCTCAATATAATAACACAAAAAGTGTTCACTCTATATAAATTCACAGTCTGTTTTTCGCCAAACATTTTAAAATTCTAAACAGCAAGAAATAATTTCCTATGTGCCCAGATATTACTCAGAACTTTTCAAGAAGACATATTGGACCAAGTTTGGAAGAACAAAAACTAATGTTAGCCGAATTGGGTTTTAAATCCATTGAGGCTCTCATTGAGAAAACGCTTCCTGAGTCGATTCGAACCAATTCCAGCCTGAATATTGGTCCAGGACTGAATGAGTTTACCCTTCTCAAAACAATAAAAGAAATTGCATCAAAAAATACCGTTGCGCGATCTTATATCGGTATGGGGTATTATGGCACTATCACCCCGCCCGTTATTCAGAGAAATATTTTAGAGAATCCCGGTTGGTATACTGCCTATACGCCTTATCAAGCAGAAATTTCTCAGGGACGATTAGAGGCGCTTTTAAATTTTCAAACCATGGTAACGGACATGACCGGCATGGATATAGCCAACGCCTCTCTTCTGGATGAAGCAACTGCAGCGGCCGAAGCAATGCTTTTACTTCTTAGGTCAAGTAAAAAAGGGAATCGGTTTTTGGTGGCTGATGATTGTCATCCCCAAACTATTGATGTATTAAAAACACGAGCAACACCAATTGGAATCGAATTAACAATTCAATCTTCCGATAATTTTGAATTTAAAAACGACGTTTTTGGCGCCTTAATCCAATATCCCGCGACAGATGGAAAAGTCACGAATTATAATGATATTTGTAAAAATGCCCATGACAATGGTGCCTTTATTGTTGTTGCGACTGATTTACTGAGCCTTGCCATCCTTCCTTCCGCTAATGACATCGGCGCTGATGTGGCCATTGGCAGTTCCCAGCGCTTTGGCGTACCCATGGGATTTGGGGGACCACACGCTGCCTTTATTGCAACAAAAGAAGCATTCAAAAGAAAATTGCCTGGTAGGATTATAGGCGTTTCTGTAGATAGCCATGGCAATCGCGCCCTGCGCATGGCGCTCCAAACAAGGGAACAACATATCCGGCGGGACCGGGCCACCTCTAATATTTGTACCGCCCAAGTGCTATTAGCTGTTATGGCTGGTATGTATGCTGTTTACCATGGATCAGAGGGTATTCGGGCTATCGCCAATCGCATTCATCGAAAAACGAAGGAATTGGCTACAGTCCTTTCAGATGCCGGACATATTATTATTCATGACCAA comes from the Candidatus Neomarinimicrobiota bacterium genome and includes:
- a CDS encoding aromatic ring-hydroxylating dioxygenase subunit alpha; this translates as MTTFKKTAETLPKGAHTLDRDYYVNPEILKKEYENLFLNNWICAGRSLDLAKNGQYKVINVDTESVIVLRDKNGDLKAHFNVCRHRGTRICKNETGQFSKSIQCGYHGWTYDLKGKLIGAPHMDAVDGFNKKDYPLHSVALAEWEGFIFINLSDEPKNFDSVFAPLKDRFNPWNISDLVVKETKEYIVKGNWKLVIQNYCECYHCPILHPELAAIHNYMGGQNDLHEGPFLGGYMDFYDDKDSITASGEMCCPPLDGVKNKNLNRVYYYAISPNMLLSLHPEYVMYHTVWPDGVDKCKVTCSWLFAKDVVDSGKFNTKDAIDFWDMTNKQDWYISELSQLGIQSKKYSPAPYSGQESLLAAFDKYYLSELNSEN
- a CDS encoding transporter — protein: MELTWISVIPPLLAVILAFITRDAVVSLLVACFVGVLLLGEGIAGFPDFLIRALASKDFIWVTLLEFNIGILVAFFQRSGAIKLFTEKVGSWVRTRRQVGGLGWGLGITIFFSDYFSPLFVGPVMRTLTDKYKISREKLAYICDSTSAPMIVLIPFTGWAVYMVGLIVGIGPVADKTIAMDLYIQSIPFNFYSFLAIGMVGLLAMNLIPDFGPMKTAEDRAKNDGKVLRDGAIPMMGKELTSLEVSTTGKPNIFLNFILPIALVVGINLTSFIIFGKIAILQSYLTVCTLFAITMMIQKIDNLQGVMKTVMAGMKGVMPAVIILALAFCINTVSRELKTAEYVVELTEAWLLPNLLPMITFLLAGFISFSTGTSWGTYAIMIPIAMPLAFQFTGGEVNTLIYGTFAAIAGGGVFGDHCSPLSDTTVLSSLGSACDHIDHVKTQLPYTLIAGGIAMAFYLGLGFIG